Proteins encoded together in one Larimichthys crocea isolate SSNF unplaced genomic scaffold, L_crocea_2.0 scaffold453, whole genome shotgun sequence window:
- the donson gene encoding protein downstream neighbor of son homolog → MSQPAGYSPSFKRPAEIMRMRRRRRARSDAGVSSSPSGQGSTSSPGQSDSSPACVRPFSPGPLFNAQNRSGGGIKRRNPFANIENTYSPKKKLLIYNDDGNAEAVDSDRTSKGTEKDGDEDMSTKTDCGGALAARLAETERQEPRESHSRECLTFSEDDSLFEEEEEDVKSPLLKSPQAIAAASIAPPVCTQYPADWSLKTRLLFTSPLSLSWAEHPKAQEEALGLSQHCRAQFATLPHSLQDPKSCSELRCAFQQSLVYWQHPSLPWINLFPRINAERNFSGKSTPWAQDKALQQSLMSEWSVSLSSLYSLLKARLCPYFYVCSYQFTVLFRAAGLGSSSRISALISPTTRGFREAMKAEGIEFSLPLVEERRKSREQQNVTVQRGEDEEEQREKAQECSELKEDGDCQAGDDGENDDEDSSFSWLKEMGVQDKIKKPDSITIQLRKEGHTVSLDHKPESVVRVEGSHTFTLINFLINCKSVVAAAGSQAGLPPTLLAPVAFRGAAMHTLKARSVNVKSQVGSTYQNISSLEITGPILPSSLHTVTTLLRPAQKGNFSATLYTHAPTAVMNTHTTKEQGTGGSVDLSGCGLHPASVEQLQQPSGLGKTALTHISMNNYSYTWKN, encoded by the exons ATGTCTCAACCGGCAGGATATTCGCCCAGCTTCAAGCGACCGGCGGAAATCATGcgaatgaggaggaggagaagagccCGAAGCGACGCCGGTGTCTCCTCCAGCCCGAGCGGCCAGGGTTCCACTAGCAGTCCCGGACAAAGCGACTCTTCGCCGGCTTGCGTTCGTCCCTTCTCCCCGGGACCTCTATTCAACGCCCAGAATCGCTCCGGAGGTGGGATAAAACGCAGAAACCCGTTCGCAAACATTGAAAACACTTACAGCCCCAAAAAGAAGCTGCTCATTTATAACGACGACGGAAATGCCGAAGCCGTGGACAGTGACAGGACAAGTAAAGGCACCGAGAAGGACGGAGACGAGGACATGTCAACAAagactgactgtggaggagcttTAGCTGCGAGGCTGgctgagacagaaagacaggagcCCCGAGAGAGTCACAGCAGG GAGTGTCTCACTTTCTCCGAAGATGATTCTCTGtttgaagaagaggaggaagacgtTAAAAGTCCACTGCTGAAG AGTCCTCAGGCCATCGCTGCTGCCTCCATCGCTCCTCCTGTCTGCACACAGTACCCGGCAGACTGGAGCCTGAAGACTcgcctcctcttcacctccccGCTCTCCCTGTCGTGGGCAGAGCACCCTAAAGCCCAGGAGGAAGCTCTGGGGCTCAGCCAGCACTGCAGAGCACAGTTTGCCACCCTGCCACACAGTCTGCAG gaTCCAAAGTCCTGCTCGGAGCTTCGCTGTGCCTTCCAGCAGAGTCTGGTGTACTGGCAGCACCCCTCCCTGCCCTGGATCAATCTGTTCCCCAGGATCAACGCCGAGAGGAACTTTAGCGGGAAGAGCACCCCGTGGGCACAAGACAAAGCACTGCAGCAGAGTCTCATGAGTGAATG GTCCGTCAGTCTGTCGTCTCTCTACAGTCTGCTGAAGGCCAGACTGTGTCCTTACTTCTACGTCTGTTCCTATCAG TTTACAGTGTTGTTCAGGGCAGCAGGTCTCGGGAGCTCAAGCAGAATCTCCGCCTTGATCTCTCCTACAACCAGAGGTTTCAGAGAGGCGATGAAGGCTGAGG GCATAGAGTTCAGCCTCCCTctagtggaggagaggaggaagagcagggaGCAACAGAACGTGACAGTGCAGCGgggagaggacgaggaggagcaGCGGGAGAAAGCCCagga GTGTTCTGAGCTGAAAGAGGACGGGGACTGTCAGGCGGGTGATGATGGAGAGAACGACGACGAAGACAGCAGCTTCTCCTGGCTGAAGGAGATGGGAGTCCAGGACAAGATCAAGAAGCCGGACAGCATCACCATCCAACT TCGTAAGGAGGGCCACACCGTGTCTCTGGACCACAAGCCCGAGTCCGTGGTGCGCGTGGAGGGATCGCACACGTTCACCCTCATCAACTTCCTCATCAACTGTAAGAGTGTGGTGGCTGCAGCAGGTTCACAGGCCGGGTTACCCCCAACACTGCTGGCTCCCGTCGCTTTCAGAGGGGCTGCAATGCACACACtgaag gcCCGCAGTGTGAACGTGAAGAGCCAGGTTGGTTCTACGTACCAGAACATCAGCAGTCTGGAGATCACAG GACCCAtcctcccctcttccctccACACCGTCACTACCCTCCTTCGACCGGCACAGAAAGGAAACTTCTCAGCGACTctatacacacacgcacctaCCGCcgtcatgaacacacacaccaccaaggAGCAG ggtaCTGGTGGATCGGTGGACCTGTCCGGTTGCGGTCTCCACCCTGCCTCCGTCGAGCAGCTTCAGCAGCCCTCCGGTCTGGGCAAGACGGCCCTGACTCACATCAGCATGAACAACTACAGCTACACCTGGAAGAACTGA